A region from the Stygiolobus caldivivus genome encodes:
- a CDS encoding ABC transporter permease yields MVEEIQKRERVNSSVAHGLWTLTNRELKKWYKAPVVLLLSIIQPIFWIALFGKAMNLQSLFSGTSLAIPGLTIPKSVIDQIGTEILKQTFGTTDYFSYLAAGMLSFIVLFTSMQSGMSMVWDRRLGVLDRLLTTPVPRGNIIISKVLSSVIRSLVQATIVLAVGVLLGMSFYPGINAMDFLGAYAGLFLMSFGLSSLFLMLAIRASSWQSQMAIMNLLNLPLLFTSNAFYPIKSMPFWLKPVAEVNPLTYSNAVVRGMLLGINTNLVLDFTYLVLFAVILSGIGIVLSWRYLSS; encoded by the coding sequence ATGGTGGAGGAAATACAGAAGAGGGAAAGGGTAAACAGTTCCGTCGCTCACGGGCTCTGGACCCTGACCAACAGGGAGCTTAAGAAGTGGTACAAGGCACCGGTAGTGTTATTACTCTCCATTATACAGCCCATATTCTGGATAGCACTGTTCGGAAAGGCGATGAACCTGCAGAGCTTATTCTCAGGTACTTCCCTAGCGATCCCCGGCCTCACTATACCTAAAAGTGTAATAGACCAGATAGGCACAGAAATACTCAAACAGACCTTCGGGACTACCGATTACTTTTCCTACCTAGCTGCGGGTATGCTGTCCTTCATAGTACTGTTCACTTCAATGCAGAGCGGTATGTCGATGGTCTGGGACAGGAGGTTGGGCGTGTTGGACAGGCTCCTGACCACTCCGGTACCTAGGGGGAACATAATAATAAGTAAAGTCCTCTCCTCGGTGATAAGGTCGTTAGTGCAAGCTACAATTGTGCTAGCCGTAGGGGTACTTCTGGGTATGAGTTTCTACCCGGGCATAAACGCTATGGACTTCCTCGGTGCCTATGCGGGGCTCTTCCTGATGTCCTTCGGGCTCTCGTCGCTCTTCCTGATGCTAGCAATAAGGGCTAGCTCGTGGCAGTCACAGATGGCGATAATGAACCTACTGAACTTGCCCTTACTCTTCACCAGCAACGCGTTTTACCCGATAAAGTCGATGCCTTTCTGGTTGAAGCCCGTGGCGGAGGTAAACCCGCTGACGTACTCAAACGCTGTAGTAAGGGGGATGTTGTTGGGGATAAACACTAACTTAGTATTGGACTTCACTTACTTGGTCTTGTTTGCGGTAATACTGTCAGGGATAGGCATAGTCTTATCGTGGAGGTACCTGAGTTCCTGA
- a CDS encoding ATP-binding cassette domain-containing protein, with product MVEAIKAVNLTKTFGKFVAVDHINFEVKEGEIFGFLGPNGAGKSTTIKMLTTVLKPTEGTAIVNGYDVVKDPANVRRSIGVVPQEYTADEDLTGWENMMMMAGLYGIDREVAKERARELLEMVELGQAMNRKVETYSGGMRRRLEIAMSLISRPKVLFLDEPTVGLDAQTRKAIWDYIMKLKREYNMTIFVTTHYLEEADQYADRIAIIDHGKILAIGSPKELKESIGGDVVTLVTTNDEAAVKVLQGLEGVLDVKKVDGELRVKVKEGEEMAPRILEGLLKNGIKVSKMAITEPTMDEVYMEYTGRKMRDEEGDSKEAFMMRRTLRRARG from the coding sequence GTGGTTGAAGCTATTAAGGCTGTAAACTTGACCAAGACGTTCGGCAAGTTCGTAGCTGTAGACCACATAAACTTCGAGGTCAAAGAAGGGGAGATTTTCGGCTTTTTAGGGCCTAACGGGGCCGGTAAGTCGACGACTATAAAGATGCTGACCACCGTCCTTAAGCCCACAGAAGGGACGGCTATAGTGAACGGTTACGATGTGGTGAAGGACCCCGCAAACGTGAGGAGGTCTATAGGCGTAGTCCCTCAAGAGTACACCGCGGACGAAGACTTAACCGGGTGGGAGAACATGATGATGATGGCCGGGCTGTACGGGATAGACAGGGAAGTAGCTAAGGAGAGGGCCAGGGAATTGCTGGAGATGGTAGAACTGGGACAAGCTATGAACAGGAAAGTGGAGACATACTCAGGCGGTATGAGGAGGAGGCTGGAAATAGCTATGTCACTTATCAGCAGGCCCAAAGTCCTCTTCTTGGACGAGCCCACTGTCGGGCTTGACGCGCAGACGAGGAAGGCCATATGGGACTACATCATGAAGCTCAAGAGGGAATATAACATGACCATCTTCGTGACTACCCACTACTTAGAAGAGGCTGACCAATACGCCGACAGGATAGCTATAATAGACCACGGTAAGATCCTCGCTATAGGTAGCCCTAAGGAATTAAAGGAGAGCATAGGCGGTGACGTGGTGACGTTAGTGACCACTAACGACGAAGCGGCGGTTAAGGTACTCCAAGGACTTGAGGGCGTACTAGACGTCAAAAAGGTAGACGGGGAACTGAGGGTGAAGGTGAAGGAAGGGGAAGAGATGGCACCACGTATCTTGGAGGGGCTGTTGAAGAACGGTATAAAGGTCTCCAAGATGGCGATAACTGAACCCACAATGGACGAGGTGTACATGGAATATACGGGGAGGAAGATGAGGGACGAAGAAGGGGACTCTAAGGAGGCGTTTATGATGAGGAGGACATTAAGGAGAGCGAGGGGGTAA
- a CDS encoding PadR family transcriptional regulator: MSELIAKQRGRLRSMVLWLLYQSPKRGIDIIDDIYKMTWGFWKPSPGSVYPLLAKMEEEGVIKRVGDRYTITEKGVKEIEEILPLKHRDSVADAVDELEGLSSFFREVDKSQLSPYKERITEALKKIEEVVRGG; the protein is encoded by the coding sequence ATGAGTGAACTTATAGCGAAACAAAGAGGGAGGCTCAGGTCGATGGTATTGTGGTTACTCTACCAGTCACCTAAAAGGGGCATAGACATAATTGACGACATTTATAAGATGACGTGGGGGTTCTGGAAACCGTCACCGGGGTCTGTCTACCCGCTATTAGCAAAGATGGAGGAGGAGGGCGTAATAAAGAGGGTAGGTGATAGGTACACTATAACTGAGAAAGGGGTAAAGGAGATCGAGGAAATACTCCCGTTAAAGCACAGGGACAGCGTAGCGGACGCTGTAGATGAGTTAGAGGGGCTCTCCTCATTCTTCAGGGAAGTAGACAAGTCACAGCTCTCCCCCTATAAGGAAAGGATAACTGAGGCCCTTAAAAAGATCGAGGAGGTGGTGAGGGGTGGTTGA